From a region of the Arachis ipaensis cultivar K30076 chromosome B09, Araip1.1, whole genome shotgun sequence genome:
- the LOC107616960 gene encoding hevamine-A-like, which translates to MASYLIIVIALLSFFLPTIIAISSNNAGGIAIYWGQRGDEGTLEETCASGNYAFVNIAFLSAFGNGTNPVLNLAGHCDAHTGQCTVLSSDIKSCQAKNIKVMLSIGGATFQNYTLTSSVDAGQVAAYLWNNFLGGQSSLRPLGDAVLDGIDFVIEGGQYHYWDDLAKNLSSYNNQSKKVYLTAAPQCPFPDTCLGTALSTGLFDYVWVQFYNNHQCEYNKGNITGLQDYWGIWTSNIHADMIFLGLPAAINASITGFIPPANLTSEVLPIVKNSTKYGGVMLWSRYWDKLTNYSSFIKSYV; encoded by the coding sequence ATGGCTTCATATTTGATCATTGTAATTGCACTCCTATCATTCTTTCTGCCAACTATTATAGCAATAAGCTCAAATAATGCAGGTGGAATTGCCATCTACTGGGGTCAACGTGGAGATGAGGGAACCTTGGAAGAAACTTGTGCTTCTGGGAACTATGCATTTGTGAACATAGCTTTCCTATCTGCATTTGGGAACGGCACAAATCCAGTTTTGAATCTTGCTGGCCATTGTGACGCCCACACCGGTCAATGCACTGTTTTGAGTTCTGATATCAAGTCATGTCAAGCCAAGAACATCAAGGTCATGCTTTCCATTGGAGGAGCTACCTTCCAAAACTACACACTCACTTCAAGCGTGGATGCAGGCCAGGTAGCAGCATACTTGTGGAACAACTTCTTGGGTGGACAATCTTCTTTGCGGCCGCTAGGGGATGCTGTCCTGGATGGAATTGATTTCGTTATTGAGGGTGGGCAATACCATTACTGGGACGATCTTGCCAAAAACCTCTCCAGTTACAACAACCAAAGCAAGAAAGTGTACCTAACTGCTGCACCACAATGTCCTTTCCCTGATACTTGTCTTGGAACTGCTCTCAGCACTGGCCTATTTGACTATGTTTGGGTTCAATTCTATAACAACCATCAATGTGAGTACAATAAAGGAAATATAACTGGTCTTCAAGATTATTGGGGAATTTGGACTTCAAATATCCATGCAGATATGATTTTCTTAGGGCTACCTGCTGCAATTAATGCTTCTATTACCGGCTTTATCCCTCCGGCAAATCTAACTTCAGAAGTTCTTCCAATAGTCAAGAATTCAACTAAATATGGAGGAGTTATGCTGTGGTCCAGATATTGGGATAAACTCACAAACTACAGCTCTTTCATCAAAAGTTATGTTTGA
- the LOC107616087 gene encoding G-type lectin S-receptor-like serine/threonine-protein kinase At5g24080 codes for MANYHEILVLFSLTYYYIYKLKSCMLNMKSAAFSFHCYGARVLVMVLGCFISSCVSSNQIGLGSRLLASKGQTWVSDNNTFAFGFTKSENDNRLFQLGIWFNELPGDPTLVWSPNRDSPVSKDAMLELDTTGNLVLMDGDTTVWASNTSGAGVEAATMEESGNFILHDSRKNLVWQSFLQPSDTLLPNQPLTVSSELTSSKSSSHEGYYALKMLQQPTSLSLALTYNLPETSKASEESYTNYSYWQGPDISNVTGKVIAVLGQAGSFRIVYGDASDGAVYVYKNDNDDAGLSAAVHQSTQLTVLRRLTLEKNGNLRLYRWDDDVNGSRQWVPEWAAVSNPCDIAGICGNGVCHLDRTKTNASCTCLPGTSKVGKEGQCYENSSLVGKCNSRRESQTSQFRISTVQLTNYYYSEFSVIANYSDVASVSKCGDACLSDCNCVASVYGLDEERPYCWVLRSLDFGGFEDTSSTLFVKVRANSSVTPYGKAGGSNSSSDGMGSVKEKAVIIPTVLIMMVLIVLLCLLLYYSVHRKRMLRREMESSMILSGAPMNFSYRDMQIRTSNFSQLLGTGGFGSVYKGSLGDGTLIAVKKLDRVLPHGEREFITEVNTIGSMHHMNLVRLCGYCSEGLHRLLVYEFMKNGSLDKWIFPSYEARDRVLDWPTRFYIAVATAQGIAYFHEQCRNRIIHCDIKPENILLDENFCPKVSDFGLAKLMGREHSHVVTMVRGTRGYLAPEWVSNRPITVKADVYSYGMLLLEIIGGRRNLDMSFDAEDFFYPGWAYKEMTNGSTIEVADRRLNGVVDEEELMRTLKVAFWCIQDVVFLRPTMGEVVRMLEGSTNINMPPMPQTVLDLIEEGLEHVYKAMKREYNPSSSSTITSHLTSRATCSNSTMSPR; via the exons ATGGCAAACTATCATGAAATCTTGGTTCTTTTTTCACTAACATATTACTATATATACAAACTAAAGAGTTGCATGTTAAATATGAAAAGTGCTGCTTTTTCATTTCATTGCTATGGGGCTAGAGTTCTTGTTATGGTCTTGGGGTGTTTCATCAGTAGCTGCGTTTCTTCTAATCAGATTGGTTTGGGCTCGAGGTTATTGGCTAGTAAGGGACAAACATGGGTTTCTGATAATAATACATTTGCTTTTGGGTTCACAAAATCAGAGAATGATAATCGATTATTTCAGCTGGGCATTTGGTTTAATGAGCTTCCAGGAGATCCAACACTGGTTTGGTCACCTAACAG AGACTCTCCTGTATCCAAAGATGCAATGCTGGAGCTGGACACAACCGGCAACCTTGTCCTCATGGACGGAGACACCACCGTTTGGGCTTCAAACACCTCAGGTGCTGGTGTAGAAGCAGCAACCATGGAAGAATCCGGTAACTTCATTCTCCATGACAGTAGAAAAAACCTTGTGTGGCAGAGTTTTTTGCAACCATCTGACACACTCCTCCCAAACCAGCCCTTAACAGTTTCTTCAGAGTTAACCTCATCAAAGTCTTCCTCTCATGAAGGCTACTATGCTCTCAAAATGCTTCAACAGCCTACTTCTTTAAGCCTTGCCTTGACTTACAATCTACCTGAAACTTCCAAGGCTTCGGAGGAATCATACACCAACTATTCCTATTGGCAGGGTCCTGATATCTCGAATGTGACCGGAAAAGTTATAGCAGTTTTAGGCCAAGCCGGAAGCTTTAGAATTGTTTACGGAGATGCCTCTGATGGAGCAGTTTATGTTTATAAGAATGACAACGACGATGCAGGTTTGTCTGCTGCAGTTCACCAATCTACACAATTGACCGTTCTTCGAAGATTAACCCTGGAAAAGAATGGCAACTTGCGTTTGTATCGATGGGACGATGATGTAAATGGGTCGAGACAATGGGTGCCAGAATGGGCTGCAGTTTCAAATCCATGTGATATTGCTGGAATTTGTGGCAATGGAGTTTGTCATTTGGACAGAACCAAGACAAATGCCTCTTGCACTTGCTTGCCAGGAACTTCTAAAGTTGGCAAGGAAGGCCAGTgctatgagaattcatctcttGTTGGAAAATGCAATTCAAGGCGCGAAAGCCAGACATCGCAGTTTAGGATTTCAACAGTGCAGCTAACAAATTATTACTATTCTGAATTTTCAGTGATAGCTAACTACAGTGATGTTGCTTCAGTATCAAAATGTGGGGATGCTTGCTTATCAGACTGCAACTGCGTTGCATCTGTTTATGGGCTAGATGAGGAGAGACCATACTGCTGGGTGTTAAGGAGCTTGGATTTTGGTGGTTTTGAGGATACTAGCTCAACCTTGTTTGTGAAGGTCAGAGCAAACAGCTCAGTGACACCATATGGCAAAGCTGGAGGGTCTAATAGCTCTTCGGATGGGATGGGGAGTGTGAAAGAGAAGGCTGTGATTATTCCAACTGTTCTGATCATGATGGTTCTCATTGTGCTGCTATGCTTATTGCTGTATTACAGTGTTCACAGAAAAAGAATGTTGAGAAGAGAAATGGAAAGTTCCATGATCTTATCAGGTGCTCCCATGAATTTCAGTTATCGCGATATGCAAATCAGGACTAGCAACTTTTCGCAGCTGCTAGGAACAG GTGGATTTGGGAGTGTGTACAAAGGAAGCTTGGGAGATGGGACACTAATTGCAGTTAAGAAACTTGACAGAGTTCTGCCACATGGAGAGAGAGAATTTATTACTGAAGTGAACACCATTGGCTCAATGCATCATATGAATTTAGTTCGCCTATGCGGCTACTGCTCCGAGGGATTGCATCG GCTGCTAGTTTATGAGTTCATGAAGAATGGTTCCTTGGATAAGTGGATCTTCCCTTCATATGAAGCAAGAGATAGAGTACTAGATTGGCCAACACGGTTTTATATAGCTGTAGCTACTGCACAAGGGATAGCTTACTTTCATGAGCAGTGCAGGAACCGGATAATACATTGTGACATCAAACCTGAAAACATATTGTTGGATGAAAACTTTTGTCCTAAAGTGTCTGATTTTGGAttagccaaattgatgggaaggGAGCACTCTCATGTGGTGACAATGGTAAGAGGGACAAGAGGTTATTTGGCACCAGAATGGGTTAGTAATCGCCCTATAACCGTAAAAGCCGATGTTTACAGCTATGGGATGCTTCTCTTAGAGATAATTGGTGGCAGGAGAAATCTTGATATGTCCTTTGATGCAGAGGATTTCTTCTATCCTGGTTGGGCTTACAAG GAGATGACTAATGGATCTACAATCGAAGTGGCAGATAGAAGACTAAATGGGGTGGTTGACGAAGAAGAGCTAATGAGAACTCTGAAAGTTGCATTTTGGTGCATCCAAGATGTGGTTTTCTTGAGACCAACAATGGGGGAAGTGGTGAGGATGCTAGAAGGATCAACCAACATTAACATGCCTCCAATGCCTCAGACAGTACTAGACTTAATTGAGGAAGGCTTAGAACATGTATATAAAGCCATGAAAAGAGAGTATAACCCTTCCAGCTCATCAACCATTACAAGCCATCTGACATCTCGAGCCACATGTAGCAATTCCACAATGTCACCAAGATAA